A part of Vicia villosa cultivar HV-30 ecotype Madison, WI unplaced genomic scaffold, Vvil1.0 ctg.000114F_1_1, whole genome shotgun sequence genomic DNA contains:
- the LOC131624297 gene encoding uncharacterized protein LOC131624297, translating into MGYVQEARENHVKKKVEEALRSKMKSKALKECDEYTKKYAECALGRTLSVVWQCRQQAKELNTCLHQFTNDSVLEEMKKEYNLKESGADAVRI; encoded by the exons ATGGGTTACGTTCAAGAGGCACGCGAGAATCACGTCAAGAAGAAAGTTGAAGAAG CTTTACGCAGCAAAATGAAGAGTAAGGCACTTAAGGAGTGTGATGAGTATACAAAGAAATATGCTGAATGTGCTTTGGGGAGAACGCTTTCAGTTGTTTGGCAATGTCGTCAACAAGCTAAAGAGTTGAACACTTGTCTTCATCAATT CACCAATGATTCAGTCTTGGAGGAAATGAAGAAAGAATACAATCTAAAAGAAAGTGGAGCAGACGCCGTTAGAATCTAG